One segment of Rhodothermales bacterium DNA contains the following:
- a CDS encoding Wzz/FepE/Etk N-terminal domain-containing protein: METKLKNTVFEDPSTQPGEERAVSDVVWHLLGTLIRWRRTILLVTIGVAVASVAISLTLPKWYLSTTRLLAPESASASPISSAMLRNLSSAAATFLGGGEGGDFERYITIMSSRSVMEKVVTEFDLIEVYETRESVGPVEDALEFLAGNVVFGIDAEFGFLSVSVLDQDPQRAADMANFIVAELNQMNMMLSAQDASNFRRFVERRYHETIAALDSLKHATQAFQERYGVYNIETQASAFMEQMASIRSEEMLYDIQYQALLSQYGPDNPQVQVTRNSLEAARRKWREAMAGSEAILPIPQSEVPDVMRQYLELEQEGYIQKSILEVVAPMYDQARFQEEREFASVQVVDPAVPAVRKAKPKRASIVLGATFSAFLIVALFALVYEWWQTAAPSIAHNLRRATERSSERS; the protein is encoded by the coding sequence ATGGAGACGAAACTCAAAAATACCGTTTTCGAGGACCCCTCGACTCAACCTGGCGAGGAGCGTGCGGTATCGGATGTCGTGTGGCATCTTCTGGGCACGCTGATTCGTTGGCGGCGCACGATCCTCCTGGTCACGATCGGCGTGGCGGTAGCCTCCGTGGCGATAAGCCTCACCCTGCCGAAGTGGTATCTGAGCACCACCCGGTTGTTGGCGCCCGAGTCCGCCAGCGCGAGTCCAATCTCGTCGGCCATGCTGCGCAACCTCTCGTCTGCCGCCGCCACGTTTCTGGGGGGCGGCGAAGGGGGCGATTTCGAGCGCTACATCACGATTATGAGCAGCCGGTCGGTGATGGAAAAAGTGGTCACGGAGTTCGACCTGATCGAGGTGTACGAGACACGCGAGAGTGTCGGCCCGGTTGAAGACGCCCTGGAGTTCCTCGCCGGCAACGTAGTCTTTGGGATCGATGCCGAATTCGGATTCCTATCGGTGAGCGTACTCGACCAGGACCCGCAACGGGCGGCTGACATGGCCAATTTCATCGTGGCCGAGTTGAATCAGATGAATATGATGCTTTCGGCGCAAGATGCGTCGAACTTCCGCCGGTTTGTCGAACGCCGGTACCATGAGACCATCGCCGCGCTGGATTCCTTGAAACACGCGACCCAGGCGTTCCAGGAGCGGTACGGCGTGTACAACATCGAGACCCAGGCCTCGGCGTTTATGGAGCAGATGGCGTCGATTCGGAGCGAGGAGATGCTGTACGACATCCAGTACCAGGCCCTCCTGAGCCAGTATGGCCCGGACAACCCCCAGGTGCAGGTTACGCGCAATTCACTGGAGGCCGCGCGGCGCAAGTGGAGGGAGGCGATGGCCGGCAGCGAGGCCATCCTTCCGATCCCTCAGAGTGAAGTGCCGGACGTCATGCGTCAGTACCTCGAGTTGGAGCAAGAAGGGTATATCCAGAAGAGCATACTCGAAGTGGTAGCGCCGATGTATGACCAGGCGCGTTTCCAGGAAGAGCGTGAGTTTGCCTCGGTGCAGGTGGTGGACCCCGCGGTGCCGGCCGTCCGCAAAGCCAAACCTAAGCGGGCGTCGATTGTGCTAGGCGCCACGTTTTCGGCGTTTCTGATTGTCGCCCTCTTTGCGCTGGTGTACGAATGGTGGCAGACCGCCGCCCCGTCGATTGCGCACAACCTGCGCCGAGCGACCGAACGCAGCTCCGAACGCTCCTAA
- a CDS encoding O-antigen ligase family protein, whose amino-acid sequence MLIAGFVGALLLLLAVVRVAPEMVKYTPALVFGAVAFLAAWVQPSVRFAVLIAGFVALTDYVPGIQLAEVAYGLFFLAYLAHWGYAKVLIEHRKILETPADFGVLTLLVVVICYVPISLLFGANTAALVGELSAFVLFAIYFPAKDAMVRLRYGPAIVLGCVLFIGVFVSIRNILEYKTLLLHATQAWQVAKGRVVTNDNILMVVCLYSLTLFSFARHGIARLGLLGLFLMFFAALILTQSRGYWLGFMLGGLILLVWLPPAQRRRLMLLAFGALLAGGSLAFLFFSNEVAVVIAGLLDRLFSLLTATSTDISLVNRFRETAAVWEMIKVNPVLGYGMGVAYPFFDIAHMATETDSFVHNGYVSMWYRYGLPGLGLVLWIWFSSIRSGIRAFRFRHAAMTTRLCGLASAVTLSAFLLTTNTSNPFYLNDTLFIFGFLLAVSQGALLRIRSNAEAL is encoded by the coding sequence ATGTTGATTGCGGGATTCGTAGGTGCGTTACTGCTGCTGCTCGCCGTCGTACGGGTCGCGCCGGAGATGGTCAAGTACACCCCGGCTCTGGTGTTTGGCGCCGTAGCCTTTCTGGCCGCCTGGGTTCAACCATCCGTTCGATTTGCCGTGCTGATAGCCGGCTTCGTCGCCCTGACCGACTATGTGCCGGGTATCCAGCTCGCCGAAGTGGCGTACGGGCTTTTCTTCCTCGCCTATCTGGCGCACTGGGGCTACGCGAAGGTGTTGATCGAGCACCGGAAGATCCTCGAGACGCCGGCGGATTTCGGAGTGCTCACCCTGCTGGTTGTGGTCATCTGCTACGTACCCATATCCCTCCTTTTTGGTGCGAATACCGCGGCGCTCGTGGGCGAGCTTTCGGCTTTTGTGTTGTTTGCGATCTATTTCCCGGCCAAAGACGCCATGGTTCGTTTGCGGTATGGGCCGGCCATCGTACTGGGGTGTGTCCTGTTCATCGGTGTGTTTGTTTCTATCCGGAATATCCTTGAGTACAAGACCTTGCTGCTGCATGCGACGCAGGCATGGCAGGTAGCCAAAGGACGTGTCGTCACAAACGACAACATTCTGATGGTCGTCTGCCTCTACAGTCTCACACTGTTTTCCTTCGCGCGGCACGGCATCGCCCGGCTGGGATTACTCGGGTTGTTTCTGATGTTTTTTGCCGCGTTGATCCTTACGCAGAGCCGTGGATACTGGCTCGGTTTTATGCTTGGCGGCCTCATTTTACTGGTCTGGTTGCCGCCGGCGCAGCGGCGCAGACTCATGTTGCTGGCGTTCGGGGCACTGCTTGCCGGCGGCTCGCTGGCGTTCCTGTTTTTCAGCAATGAAGTGGCTGTTGTTATCGCCGGCTTGCTCGATCGGCTCTTTTCCCTCCTGACGGCTACCTCGACCGATATCTCCCTCGTGAATCGCTTTCGGGAAACGGCCGCCGTGTGGGAAATGATCAAAGTAAATCCCGTCCTCGGGTATGGCATGGGCGTCGCCTATCCGTTCTTCGATATCGCACACATGGCCACCGAGACGGACTCGTTTGTCCACAACGGCTATGTAAGCATGTGGTACCGATACGGTCTGCCGGGACTGGGGCTGGTGTTGTGGATCTGGTTTTCTTCCATCCGAAGCGGCATTCGTGCGTTCCGCTTCCGCCATGCGGCGATGACCACCCGGCTGTGCGGACTCGCGAGTGCCGTGACGTTGAGCGCTTTTCTACTCACCACCAACACCTCGAACCCGTTCTACTTAAACGACACGCTGTTCATCTTCGGGTTCTTGCTTGCCGTCTCGCAAGGCGCGCTTTTACGGATTCGTTCTAACGCAGAGGCCCTATGA
- a CDS encoding class I SAM-dependent methyltransferase translates to MSVMCPSCGNAAVTLRGPISPSYLFAGQELPKLLPGGGLYDCGVCALAFRFPTPPKERLDALYRTCSIAQWQYDPSGRFDWVLTHRHLESRLGSGSVLDIGCFDGAFHEYLGSTWKGYGIEINLDARARAVERGITLLGDNVTDLEHVTGEFDAVVAFDVLEHVVDPRALLGQMAARTRPGGTVAIASGNTDAPSWKLMGSRYWYCTIPEHMAFLSETWCRRAGIHFGLELVTMERYCHERVRAPRHVVHELASNLLYRFFPGVFAFLRSAGVGDKDASAHEALKHYPPTWTTARDHVVAVYKKP, encoded by the coding sequence ATGAGCGTGATGTGCCCCTCGTGCGGAAACGCGGCTGTCACCCTCCGCGGACCCATCAGTCCGAGTTATCTTTTCGCCGGCCAGGAGCTGCCCAAATTACTACCTGGAGGCGGGTTGTACGACTGCGGGGTGTGTGCGTTGGCGTTCCGTTTCCCGACACCCCCAAAGGAAAGGTTGGACGCGTTATACCGCACCTGCTCGATCGCCCAGTGGCAATACGACCCCTCGGGACGGTTTGACTGGGTGCTCACGCACCGGCATCTGGAATCCCGGCTGGGAAGTGGGTCGGTTCTGGATATTGGATGTTTCGACGGTGCGTTCCACGAATACCTGGGGTCGACATGGAAGGGCTACGGGATCGAGATCAATCTGGACGCCCGGGCTCGGGCGGTCGAACGCGGCATCACCCTCCTGGGCGACAACGTGACCGATCTGGAGCACGTCACCGGTGAGTTCGACGCAGTTGTTGCGTTCGATGTGTTGGAGCATGTGGTTGATCCGCGCGCCCTCCTCGGGCAGATGGCCGCCCGTACGCGCCCAGGTGGTACCGTGGCCATCGCCTCCGGCAATACGGATGCGCCTTCCTGGAAACTCATGGGCAGCCGGTACTGGTATTGCACGATCCCCGAGCACATGGCTTTTTTGAGCGAGACCTGGTGTCGCCGCGCCGGCATTCACTTCGGACTCGAACTGGTGACGATGGAGCGGTATTGCCACGAGCGCGTACGGGCGCCCCGGCATGTCGTGCACGAACTGGCGTCGAATCTGCTCTATCGTTTCTTCCCCGGTGTATTCGCGTTCCTGCGCTCGGCCGGCGTTGGCGATAAGGATGCCTCGGCCCATGAAGCGCTCAAACATTACCCGCCGACCTGGACGACCGCCCGCGACCACGTGGTAGCGGTCTATAAAAAACCATGA
- a CDS encoding oligosaccharide flippase family protein, giving the protein MIEKRRVNLNAAASALQVLIGGVTLFLLYRYLLQELGEASVGVWSLVLATTSAASIANLGLASSTIKFVSQHLARQNRPYAVSIVETATVTVAGVLAVTLLAAYPLLVRVLPLLIDDPSYLAAGIDLVPYALISFWVTSVTGVLQSSIDGCQRVDLRSYSVAAGSVIYLAMAYALVPGSGLIGLAYAQLIHAAWLWISAYGILRRLLPELAWVRWTWRKEPFREMLSYTLKFQVISLSQLLLEPVTKSFVSRFGGLETLAYVELAHRMVFQFRSLVATAHRAIVPTIAHLTETAPAYLRKLYVASFRLLTYIIVGVMPLLISLSPWISRLWIQEVEPVFVISAGVLYVGWFLNLMANPAYFANLGSGALYWNVVAHLGMGAFNVLAGYVLGSMYGWLAVVIVLAVSIIGGSAVIAIAYQREQGIRPGELIDGPTLLLILAAAAGSAAALGVDRWASPHVGYLGQGIAVGGVYVAIVALPLLRHPVLKDIQRWFRRSGQPPATA; this is encoded by the coding sequence ATGATCGAAAAACGCCGGGTGAACCTCAATGCGGCCGCCTCTGCGCTGCAAGTGCTCATCGGGGGCGTCACGCTCTTTCTACTGTATCGTTATTTGCTCCAGGAACTCGGTGAGGCCAGCGTCGGCGTGTGGTCCCTGGTGTTAGCCACGACGTCCGCCGCCAGCATTGCCAACCTGGGTCTGGCGTCGAGCACTATCAAGTTCGTCTCACAACACCTCGCGCGACAGAACCGGCCGTACGCCGTCTCGATCGTCGAAACGGCTACAGTGACGGTAGCCGGCGTGCTCGCCGTGACCCTACTGGCGGCCTACCCCCTGTTAGTGCGTGTGTTACCGCTCCTCATCGACGACCCGAGTTATCTGGCGGCCGGCATCGATCTGGTGCCGTATGCGTTAATCTCGTTCTGGGTGACGTCGGTAACCGGCGTCCTGCAATCCAGCATCGATGGGTGTCAGCGGGTCGACCTGCGCAGTTACTCGGTGGCCGCCGGCAGCGTGATCTACCTGGCCATGGCGTATGCCCTGGTGCCGGGGAGCGGACTCATCGGCCTGGCATACGCCCAGCTTATACACGCGGCCTGGCTGTGGATCTCGGCCTATGGAATCCTGAGGAGGCTGCTGCCGGAGCTGGCCTGGGTCCGGTGGACCTGGCGAAAGGAGCCTTTCCGTGAGATGCTTTCCTATACGCTAAAATTCCAGGTGATCTCACTTTCCCAGCTGTTGCTCGAGCCCGTGACCAAATCCTTCGTATCGCGATTCGGTGGACTGGAAACGCTCGCCTATGTGGAACTGGCCCATCGCATGGTCTTTCAGTTTCGATCACTCGTCGCCACCGCGCATCGGGCGATCGTCCCGACGATCGCCCATCTGACGGAGACCGCGCCGGCCTATCTGCGCAAACTGTACGTCGCGTCGTTCCGGCTCCTGACGTATATCATCGTCGGCGTGATGCCCCTGCTGATTTCCCTGTCGCCATGGATATCGCGGCTCTGGATCCAGGAGGTAGAGCCCGTATTCGTCATCAGCGCCGGCGTATTGTACGTCGGGTGGTTTTTAAATCTGATGGCCAACCCGGCCTATTTCGCCAATCTGGGCAGCGGGGCCCTGTACTGGAATGTCGTTGCGCACCTTGGCATGGGGGCGTTTAATGTGCTGGCCGGGTATGTTTTGGGATCGATGTACGGCTGGTTGGCCGTCGTAATCGTACTGGCCGTATCGATCATCGGAGGTAGCGCGGTTATTGCGATTGCGTACCAGCGTGAGCAGGGCATCCGTCCGGGCGAGTTGATCGACGGACCGACCCTCTTGCTGATTCTTGCGGCCGCGGCCGGCAGTGCCGCGGCGCTGGGTGTCGACCGCTGGGCTTCGCCCCATGTGGGTTATCTGGGGCAAGGGATCGCGGTCGGAGGGGTGTATGTAGCCATCGTCGCACTGCCCCTGCTTCGACATCCTGTGCTGAAGGACATTCAGCGGTGGTTCCGCCGGAGCGGCCAACCGCCCGCGACGGCATGA
- a CDS encoding glycosyltransferase, with translation MTRPHLMVFDVATGGHHGMFVQHLVEAWLAREQERQLVLVVAPHFLDVHRELAGVIARAPAHLVRVEAIDGPIPSPGVSPADLIRYDLSQGAIFRRFVDRVQPKWCLLMQFDFLQLHLILGKSPLHRPRIAGIYFRPSFHYAALTGMRPSWRERLNDARKRLTLKRALHNPLFDTLFSLDPFVVPEIDSWQTGTTVLALPDGYTPPVQAPVAVSHSIDSGRQIVLTYGSLAERKGIFSVLEALPHVPDTLQRRLAVVFAGRVHEPDSAAFRGAIARAERTSHVQIVVDDRFLPEPELAAWIDAAALLLVAYRHHIGSSNVLIRAAAAGKPVVGSDYGLVGEQIRRHRLGLAVNANDPASLAAALTDMLETPGRHFDPAEASRFSEANTATAFAETILNRLT, from the coding sequence ATGACGCGTCCCCACCTCATGGTATTCGACGTAGCAACCGGCGGGCATCACGGCATGTTCGTCCAGCACCTGGTGGAAGCCTGGCTGGCGCGAGAACAGGAGCGCCAGCTGGTACTCGTCGTCGCACCCCACTTTCTGGACGTCCACCGCGAGCTGGCCGGAGTGATCGCTCGTGCGCCGGCGCATCTTGTCCGTGTAGAAGCCATCGATGGCCCCATCCCTTCCCCTGGCGTCTCGCCGGCTGATCTGATCAGATACGACCTGTCCCAGGGCGCGATTTTCCGTCGCTTCGTGGACCGCGTACAGCCGAAGTGGTGCCTGTTGATGCAGTTCGATTTCCTGCAGCTACATCTCATCCTGGGCAAGTCCCCGCTTCACCGTCCACGCATAGCCGGCATCTATTTCCGCCCCTCTTTTCACTACGCCGCGCTGACGGGTATGCGGCCTTCGTGGCGGGAGCGGCTGAACGATGCGCGGAAACGCCTGACCCTGAAACGGGCGCTCCACAATCCGTTGTTCGACACGCTCTTCTCCCTGGACCCGTTTGTCGTCCCGGAAATCGATTCCTGGCAAACGGGTACGACGGTGCTGGCTCTACCCGATGGCTATACGCCTCCGGTCCAGGCTCCCGTAGCTGTTTCCCATAGCATCGATTCTGGCCGGCAGATCGTCCTGACCTACGGCTCACTTGCCGAGCGAAAGGGGATATTCTCCGTGCTTGAAGCCCTGCCCCATGTACCCGACACCCTGCAGCGCCGCCTCGCCGTCGTATTCGCCGGCCGGGTCCACGAACCGGACAGCGCGGCATTTCGTGGAGCGATCGCACGGGCCGAACGCACCTCGCACGTACAAATCGTCGTCGATGACCGCTTCTTGCCAGAACCTGAACTGGCGGCCTGGATCGATGCGGCGGCGCTGCTCCTGGTGGCGTATCGTCACCATATCGGCTCCAGTAATGTGCTGATCCGGGCGGCGGCGGCCGGCAAACCCGTGGTTGGATCCGATTATGGCCTTGTAGGCGAGCAGATTCGCCGGCACCGGCTTGGGCTGGCCGTAAACGCCAACGACCCGGCCTCCCTCGCCGCCGCGCTGACCGACATGCTGGAGACGCCAGGTCGTCATTTCGACCCCGCCGAAGCCTCGCGCTTCTCGGAGGCCAATACCGCCACCGCGTTTGCAGAAACCATCCTGAATCGATTAACGTAG
- a CDS encoding glycosyltransferase family 4 protein — protein MAAPPIFYFARMLPAYRHAVMERLNERLDGRLVVVYGQPPAGNPVLSKEVEGSFRRVVRRNLWFRDTTLHAQYFKDVFSTFGDPAVVIAEESPRSITLPWLLRYARHRGAARVLWGMFFSMKRSLEKPNLFDRYRLTMARNVEACICYSRLTRDHLAQAVPEERLFLAQNTLDTDTLFALRRTLEAEGRDAVRRRLGLDADRPVYVYMAQLIADKGPRALLDIFARLRRDGPATLFVIGGGPQEAPMKRQAERLGLKDIYFLGAMPHFEASAPYLFAADALLMPGYVGLVINHAFAMGLPIVAPEPPEDRLFHAPEIESLVHGQNGMMPPWNDVDAFVGATRHVIAHRADFSRHAIDYAERHLTLDQMVDGMVDAIRYAEAHRP, from the coding sequence ATGGCTGCTCCGCCCATCTTCTACTTCGCCCGCATGCTCCCGGCCTACCGGCATGCCGTCATGGAGCGCCTGAACGAACGCCTCGACGGCCGGCTCGTGGTGGTCTACGGGCAGCCGCCGGCCGGCAATCCTGTCCTTAGCAAGGAGGTCGAAGGATCGTTCCGGCGCGTGGTGCGGCGTAACCTCTGGTTTCGGGACACCACTCTCCACGCGCAATACTTCAAGGATGTCTTTTCGACCTTCGGCGATCCCGCGGTGGTCATCGCCGAAGAATCCCCCCGATCCATCACCCTGCCGTGGCTGCTGCGGTATGCCCGCCACCGCGGCGCGGCGCGGGTCCTCTGGGGGATGTTTTTTTCGATGAAACGATCCCTCGAAAAACCGAATCTCTTCGACCGCTACCGCCTCACCATGGCCCGAAACGTCGAAGCCTGCATCTGCTACAGCCGGCTCACGCGAGACCACCTCGCGCAGGCCGTCCCCGAAGAGCGGCTCTTCCTGGCGCAAAACACTCTCGACACCGACACGCTCTTCGCGCTCCGACGCACGCTCGAAGCCGAAGGGCGAGACGCCGTCCGACGCCGGCTTGGACTCGACGCAGACCGCCCCGTCTATGTCTACATGGCCCAGCTGATCGCCGACAAGGGCCCCCGCGCCCTGCTCGACATCTTTGCCCGGCTGCGCCGTGACGGGCCGGCGACGCTGTTCGTGATCGGCGGCGGCCCGCAGGAAGCGCCGATGAAACGACAGGCCGAGCGTCTGGGCCTGAAAGACATCTATTTTCTGGGCGCGATGCCCCATTTCGAGGCATCCGCCCCCTATCTTTTTGCGGCGGACGCGTTGTTGATGCCGGGCTATGTCGGCCTCGTCATCAACCACGCCTTCGCGATGGGGCTCCCGATCGTCGCCCCCGAGCCGCCCGAGGATCGGCTCTTCCATGCCCCCGAGATCGAGTCGCTCGTGCACGGTCAAAACGGGATGATGCCCCCCTGGAACGACGTGGACGCCTTTGTCGGCGCGACACGGCATGTCATCGCCCATCGAGCCGATTTTTCGCGGCATGCGATCGACTATGCCGAACGCCACCTTACCCTGGACCAGATGGTCGATGGGATGGTGGACGCGATTCGTTACGCCGAGGCGCATCGCCCATGA
- a CDS encoding glycosyltransferase, translated as MNRIQRPIHRLCVQWTRLGPYHLARLAASHAAGEASGRRVIALETAGGDTTYAWQQERGETPYPREVIFPDRNYEELDSASIHRGVTVALDRIDPDAVAITSYSTPDARACLLWCRRHGRPAILMTETKEDDADRISWREVVKQSLVGLYDAALVGGAPQRAYLEKLGMPAKAIFLGFDAVDNRFFADGADAARASPESCRHLAGLADPSPFFLASNRFIPRKNLGRLIEAYGQYRRQEAAPWRLLLLGDGQERPALEALVRALGIEGVEFCGFQQINALPAYYGRAGAFIHPALVEQWGLVVNEAMAAGLPVLVSERAGCAPDLVRQGVNGFTFDPLNTAELARLLGVISRSAHDRAGWGAASRVIVAEWSPGRFASGLWAAADAAALRRTAGAPLSLALLWTIQRLGRRVHSFHSLRD; from the coding sequence ATGAACCGAATACAACGACCCATCCATCGCCTCTGTGTGCAGTGGACCCGGCTTGGGCCCTACCATCTCGCACGCCTGGCCGCCTCGCACGCGGCGGGTGAAGCCAGCGGGCGCCGCGTGATCGCGCTCGAAACGGCCGGCGGAGATACCACCTATGCGTGGCAACAAGAACGCGGCGAGACGCCTTACCCTCGCGAAGTGATTTTTCCCGACCGGAACTATGAAGAGCTGGATTCCGCCTCCATCCACCGGGGGGTGACCGTCGCGCTCGATCGTATCGACCCCGACGCCGTCGCCATCACGAGCTACAGCACGCCCGACGCGCGCGCCTGCCTGCTCTGGTGCCGGCGCCACGGCCGGCCGGCCATCCTCATGACCGAAACCAAGGAGGACGACGCCGACCGCATCTCCTGGCGAGAGGTCGTCAAACAATCGCTCGTCGGGCTCTACGACGCCGCGCTCGTGGGTGGCGCGCCGCAGCGCGCGTACCTCGAGAAGCTCGGCATGCCGGCCAAGGCCATTTTCCTCGGCTTCGACGCCGTCGACAACCGCTTTTTCGCCGACGGGGCCGATGCGGCGCGCGCCTCGCCGGAGTCCTGCCGGCACCTGGCCGGCCTCGCGGACCCTTCCCCGTTTTTCCTGGCATCCAACCGCTTTATCCCGCGAAAAAATTTAGGCCGGCTCATCGAGGCCTATGGCCAGTATCGCCGGCAGGAGGCAGCGCCCTGGCGGCTCCTCCTGCTGGGCGATGGACAAGAACGGCCGGCGCTGGAAGCGCTTGTTCGTGCGCTGGGCATCGAAGGCGTCGAATTCTGTGGATTCCAGCAGATAAACGCCTTGCCGGCGTATTACGGGCGTGCCGGCGCCTTCATCCACCCCGCGCTCGTGGAGCAATGGGGCCTTGTCGTCAACGAGGCGATGGCGGCCGGCCTGCCCGTGCTGGTTTCCGAGCGCGCCGGCTGCGCGCCGGACCTGGTCCGCCAGGGGGTCAACGGATTTACGTTCGACCCCCTGAATACCGCCGAACTGGCCCGCCTCCTGGGCGTTATCTCCAGGTCCGCGCACGATCGTGCCGGCTGGGGGGCGGCGTCCCGCGTCATTGTCGCAGAGTGGTCACCCGGGCGGTTCGCGTCCGGGCTCTGGGCGGCCGCCGATGCGGCGGCGCTTCGACGCACGGCGGGAGCGCCCCTCAGCCTTGCGCTCCTCTGGACCATTCAGCGCCTCGGCCGGCGCGTTCACTCGTTCCACTCCCTGCGCGACTGA
- a CDS encoding glycosyltransferase family 4 protein, with translation MRLLVHDYGGYAFPYQLSLELARRGHFVCHAYCADLVTTPPGVPEEADEPINLSVEPISLGAPLQKYDFFTRWRQERAYGRLIARQALEFGPDVVLSANTPLDAQRRLLTVCAREGVPFVFWLQDLLGVAAHRILRERIPVIGALIGSHYLRMERRLLRQSQAVVAITPAFQTLLGDWGIPRKTTHVIGNWAPLDRLPVGEKTNAWSEEAGLESTFNFLYAGTLGMKHNPERLLELARAFADQPEVRILVASQAQGAGWIQGRAAAEGLGNVVVLPYQSVDALPAMLAAADVLVALLEPDAGLFSVPSKVLAYLCAERALLLAVPGDNAAARIVRESDAGLVVEPSDAAGFVDAAKRLYADSALRVEMGRRARAHAEKAFSIDAIATRFEEILEQSNAAPAAGAP, from the coding sequence ATGCGCCTCCTCGTCCACGACTACGGCGGCTACGCCTTCCCCTACCAGCTCAGCCTGGAGCTCGCCCGACGAGGCCACTTCGTGTGCCACGCCTACTGCGCCGACCTCGTCACCACCCCTCCGGGGGTGCCCGAAGAGGCCGACGAGCCCATCAACCTGTCCGTCGAACCGATCTCCCTCGGCGCGCCCCTCCAGAAATACGACTTCTTCACGCGCTGGCGGCAGGAGCGGGCCTATGGCCGGCTCATCGCCCGACAAGCGCTCGAATTCGGGCCGGACGTGGTGCTCTCCGCCAATACCCCCCTCGATGCCCAGCGCCGCCTCCTGACCGTCTGCGCCCGCGAGGGCGTCCCGTTTGTGTTCTGGCTCCAGGATCTCCTGGGCGTCGCGGCGCACCGTATCCTGCGCGAACGCATCCCCGTGATCGGCGCACTCATCGGAAGCCATTACCTGCGGATGGAGCGCCGGCTGCTGCGCCAGAGCCAGGCCGTCGTCGCCATCACGCCGGCGTTCCAGACGCTCCTGGGCGACTGGGGCATCCCCCGGAAAACGACGCATGTCATCGGAAACTGGGCGCCGCTGGACCGGCTGCCGGTCGGTGAAAAAACGAACGCATGGAGCGAAGAAGCCGGCCTGGAATCGACGTTCAACTTCCTCTACGCCGGCACGCTGGGGATGAAGCACAACCCGGAACGCCTGCTGGAACTCGCCCGCGCGTTCGCCGATCAACCGGAGGTCCGCATCCTCGTTGCCTCCCAGGCGCAGGGCGCCGGCTGGATCCAGGGTCGAGCCGCCGCCGAAGGCCTCGGCAACGTGGTGGTTCTCCCCTACCAGTCGGTTGATGCCCTCCCGGCCATGCTCGCCGCGGCGGATGTACTCGTGGCGCTGCTCGAACCAGACGCCGGCCTGTTTTCGGTGCCGTCGAAGGTCCTGGCCTATCTTTGCGCGGAACGCGCGTTGCTGCTTGCCGTACCCGGCGACAACGCCGCCGCCCGGATCGTGCGAGAGTCCGACGCCGGCCTCGTCGTGGAGCCGTCGGACGCCGCCGGCTTCGTCGATGCCGCGAAGCGCCTCTATGCCGACTCAGCCCTGCGCGTGGAGATGGGCCGGCGCGCCCGCGCCCACGCCGAGAAGGCCTTCTCGATCGATGCTATCGCCACCCGGTTTGAGGAGATCCTCGAGCAATCGAACGCCGCCCCAGCGGCCGGCGCCCCATGA